One segment of Dolichospermum sp. DET69 DNA contains the following:
- a CDS encoding phosphorylase, whose amino-acid sequence MNQGKILLEPGTLWTRIKKTTELALKSGALKSIPTKLEIIEQNGVKFVVRILENINRKIAEQKKRDHKVAKTGKEFNPFLPYEVDLFVADISPTHVCILNKFNVVDYHLLIITRAFESQENLLTLEDFTATGACLEEFESLVFYNGGKLAGASQLHKHLQIVPFAETDIPISPLLKAAKLETAIGSIPEFPFVHAFTNLDMGESAEITLEKYHTLLQTVGIKPLENNMQSGAYNLLMTREWMLIVPRQYDEFETISVNSLGFAGALLVKSQEQMQLLKDITPINILSKVAFCK is encoded by the coding sequence ATGAATCAGGGCAAAATCTTACTTGAACCAGGCACCTTATGGACAAGGATCAAAAAAACAACGGAACTGGCTTTAAAATCTGGGGCATTAAAATCTATTCCCACAAAATTGGAAATTATTGAACAAAATGGTGTGAAATTTGTTGTCAGAATTTTAGAAAATATCAACCGCAAAATCGCTGAACAAAAAAAACGAGATCATAAAGTTGCTAAAACTGGTAAAGAATTTAATCCTTTTTTACCCTACGAAGTAGATTTATTTGTAGCTGATATCTCTCCTACTCATGTTTGTATTTTAAATAAATTCAATGTTGTTGATTATCACTTGTTAATTATCACTCGCGCTTTTGAATCACAGGAAAATTTACTTACCCTAGAAGACTTTACAGCAACGGGAGCCTGTTTAGAAGAGTTTGAAAGTTTAGTATTTTATAATGGTGGTAAACTTGCCGGTGCGAGTCAACTACATAAACATTTGCAAATTGTCCCTTTTGCGGAAACAGATATTCCTATTTCACCACTTTTAAAAGCAGCAAAATTAGAAACCGCTATTGGAAGTATACCAGAATTTCCTTTTGTCCACGCTTTTACTAATCTTGATATGGGAGAAAGTGCCGAAATAACTTTAGAAAAATATCATACTTTACTGCAAACTGTGGGAATTAAACCCCTAGAAAATAATATGCAATCTGGAGCATATAATCTTTTGATGACGCGAGAATGGATGTTAATTGTCCCTCGACAATATGACGAGTTTGAGACAATTTCTGTCAACTCATTAGGATTTGCAGGTGCATTATTAGTAAAAAGTCAAGAACAAATGCAATTACTCAAAGATATCACCCCTATTAACATTTTAAGTAAAGTTGCTTTTTGTAAATAA